In one Ictalurus furcatus strain D&B chromosome 10, Billie_1.0, whole genome shotgun sequence genomic region, the following are encoded:
- the tnfaip8l1 gene encoding tumor necrosis factor alpha-induced protein 8-like protein 1 gives MDSFSTKNLALQAQKKLMSKMATKTVANLFIDDTSSDVLDELYRATKEYTRNRKEAQKIIKNLIKMVVKLGVLYRNGQFSSEELLLIERFRKKVHTLAMTAVSFHQIDFTFDRRVMSSLLNDCRELLHQAINRHLTAKSHARVNHVFNHFSDCDFLAALYSPSEVYRAHLQRICDGVNKMLDEGNL, from the coding sequence ATGGATTCCTTCAGCACGAAGAACCTGGCCCTGCAGGCCCAGAAGAAGCTTATGAGCAAGATGGCTACCAAGACGGTGGCCAACCTGTTCATTGATGACACGAGCAGCGACGTGCTGGATGAGCTGTACCGTGCTACCAAGGAGTACACGCGCAACCGCAAGGAGGCGCAGAAGATAATTAAGAACCTCATCAAGATGGTGGTCAAATTGGGCGTGCTGTACCGCAACGGCCAGTTCAGCAGTGAGGAGCTTCTGCTCATCGAGCGCTTCCGCAAGAAGGTGCACACTCTGGCCATGACTGCAGTCAGCTTCCACCAGATCGACTTTACCTTCGACCGGCGTGTCATGAGCAGCCTCCTGAACGACTGCCGCGAGCTGCTGCACCAGGCCATCAACAGGCACCTCACAGCCAAATCACATGCCCGCGTCAACCACGTCTTCAACCACTTCTCCGACTGTGATTTCCTGGCAGCACTCTACAGCCCCTCTGAGGTCTACCGCGCCCACCTGCAGCGGATATGTGACGGCGTGAACAAAATGCTGGACGAAGGCAACCTCTGA
- the LOC128614281 gene encoding uncharacterized protein LOC128614281, translated as MFTDTSGLGRHTIPRHFWLPQKKTKMGHSAKTAKESLFSFEPEEYKKMGSHGSKQTVHNGYSHHSRVSLTTLKWHTKLFRTGESCQTDSSSMRWRKCQGQGLQHNSASVRDGSRECSFVDNFHQTQTPLPLRKCALDLPTQFIGQRNCGVPVCVVAQQSDSVRKSQAPGQTEANEHTFDKRQTPKTSCSRNPEHYSVDSARQNFPNSMGHVAEDSDGYRSMHEVFFSTEVPQNLTINHNKSSQKGDLQNMSDNRGTSLSGDAYIFKSKKTQRVLQDQIRKVVVNLEEVLRGLKEVHLEMKEVVQQIDQLTSIIDLGEEDSGEASGRCSPSEQVSASEEAKHVETSIDNSGYTNNPGLVSTLPRGAKRLEAGSKDHTQREGPLRVAPPAYPAALSSINNSGLKFNHGTTASQIKGPKSEASALSRNQKPPPYPLNSRTWRANKEKTPCYAGRRRLLSTIV; from the exons ATGTTTACTGATACCAGCGGGCTTGGGCGACATACCATCCCACGTCACTTCTGGCTCCCACAGAAGAAGACCAAGATGGGACACTCAGCAAAGACTGCGAAGGAATCTTTGTTTAGTTTTGAGCCTGAGGAATACAAGAAGATGGGTTCTCATGGATCTAAGCAGACGGTGCATAATGGATACAGTCACCATTCTAGGGTATCTCTTACCACTCTGAAGTGGCATACGAAGCTCTTTAGGACTGGTGAGAGCTGTCAAACTGATTCGAGCAGTATGAGGTGGCGTAAGTGTCAGGGGCAGGGATTACAACACAACAGCGCCTCTGTGAGGGACGGCTCAAGAGAATGCAGCTTTGTGGATAACTTCCACCAAACCCAGACTCCCCTCCCTTTGAGGAAATGTGCTCTGGATTTGCCGACGCAGTTCATAGGTCAAAGAAACTGTGGAGTGCCTGTTTGCGTGGTGGCACAACAATCCGACTCTGTCAGAAAGTCACAGGCGCCTGGGCAAACTGAGGCAAATGAACACACCTTTGACAAACGTCAGACGCCAAAAACCAGCTGCAGTAGAAATCCAGAACACTATAGTGTGGATAGCGCAAGACAGAATTTCCCTAACTCAATGGGACATGTAGCAGAAGACAGTGATGGGTACAGGTCCATGCATGAAGTTTTCTTCTCTACAGAAGTTCCTCAAAACCTCACCATCAACCACAATAAGAGCTCTCAAAAAGGGGATTTGCAAAATATGTCAGACAACAGGGGGACGTCCCTGAGTGGAGATGCTTACATCTTCAAATCAAAGAAAACTCAgagggttctccaggaccagatCCGTAAAGTGGTTGTGAATCTTGAGGAAGTTCTCCGTGGCTTGAAGGAAGTGCATTTGGAAATGAAGGAG GTGGTCCAGCAAATTGACCAGCTGACCTCCATCATTGACCTGGGAGAGGAGGACAGCGGAGAGGCCTCTGGACGTTGCAGCCCCAGTGAGCAAGTTTCTGCATCAGAGGAAGCAAAGCATGTGGAAACCAGCATCGACAATTCTGGGTACACAAACAACCCAGGTCTTGTGTCAACTTTACCAAGGGGTGCCAAAAGGCTTGAAGCAGGTAGCAAAGACCATACACAGCGTGAAGGCCCCCTTAGAGTTGCACCACCAGCATACCCAGCTGCACTTTCATCTATAAACAATTCAGGGCTGAAATTCAATCATGGAACAACAGCATCCCAAATTAAGGGCCCAAAATCGGAGGCCAGTGCTCTGTCTAGAAACCAGAAGCCTCCTCCTTACCCCCTTAACAGCAGAACCTGGagagcaaataaagaaaaaactccCTGTTATGCAGGCAGAAGAAGACTGCTGTCCACAATTGTGTAA
- the mydgf gene encoding myeloid-derived growth factor — protein sequence MRALARYIPYTAMDFSSSAFSFWAKSIIVLSVLLAANASSENAKTVEFNVKPGGVVHSFSEKIKEYECTFTYASQGGTNEQWLMSVGLSDDDRLFSCSVWRPQGKSYLFFTQFKAEIKGAKIEYASAYSQAAGGGLKDVALKEEEFIIGDSTVTHKDGKFRAELSKLTVIGRTRHDEL from the exons ATGAGAGCGTTGGCTCGCTACATTCCGTATACAGCCATGGATTTCAGCAGCTCAGCTTTTTCGTTTTGGGCAAAATCGATCATTGTGTTATCTGTATTGTTGGCTGCTAATGCATCTAGTGAGAACGCTAAAACAGTGGAGTTCAACGTTAAGCCAGGAGGTGTGGTGCATTCATTTTCTGAGAAAATT aaagaGTATGAATGCACATTCACTTATGCTTCTCAAGGAGGAACCAATGAG CAATGGCTGATGAGTGTGGGTTTGAGTGATGATGACAGACTCTTCTCTTGCTCAGTATGGAG gcCCCAAGGGAAATCCTACTTGTTTTTCACACAGTTCAAAGCTGAGATTAAAGGAGCGAAGATTGAATACGCCAGTGCATAT TCCCAGGCGGCTGGAGGAGGTTTAAAGGATGTGGCCCTGAAGGAAGAAGAGTTCATAATTGGTGACTCCACAG TGACTCACAAAGATGGAAAATTCCGGGCTGAACTCTCCAAACTGACCGTCATTGGTAGGACACGTCATGACGAGCTCTGA